In the genome of Hyphobacterium sp. CCMP332, one region contains:
- a CDS encoding T9SS type A sorting domain-containing protein translates to MGTLLWPLEVEEKECVGINPVYEVTIQNPNVAPEGALCSDEGDEHKRGELGNILESDFTVYPNPSSNSFSIISFDPGYKYVAIYDLNGSKIDEFEYEGNNYKYNSENLKSGVYVIKIISEGKEYPIKLNVL, encoded by the coding sequence ATGGGAACGCTATTATGGCCATTGGAGGTGGAGGAGAAGGAATGTGTAGGTATTAATCCAGTCTATGAAGTAACAATTCAGAATCCAAATGTAGCTCCGGAAGGTGCTCTTTGTTCTGACGAAGGTGATGAACATAAAAGAGGAGAATTAGGAAATATACTTGAGAGTGATTTTACCGTTTATCCAAACCCAAGTTCAAATTCTTTTTCAATAATTTCATTTGATCCCGGTTACAAATATGTCGCAATTTATGATTTGAATGGTTCTAAAATAGATGAATTTGAATATGAAGGCAACAATTATAAATACAACTCAGAAAATCTAAAAAGTGGAGTTTACGTAATTAAAATAATTAGTGAAGGAAAAGAATATCCTATAAAACTGAATGTTCTTTAG
- a CDS encoding FAD-dependent monooxygenase yields MPEKNIVIVGAGLVGSLLSLLLSKKGYNIDVYEKRPDMRKSGAKGGRSINLALSDRGWKALKMAGIAGAIEEIAIPMKGRLMHSTDSELTFQAYGKEGQSIYSVSRARLNELLMEEAEKIGVRYHFEQQCEDVDSENGVINFSGSSGKPKKINADVIFGTDGAFSAIRTSFLKRDRFTYSQQYLSHGYKELEIKPDRNGEFQMEENVLHIWPRGDYMLIALPNPDKTFTCTLFFPFEGEPSFASLNSDEAITKFFETQFPDARDLMPNLLEMYNSNPTSSLVTVKCYPWVFDSKVCLLGDASHAIVPFYGQGMNSGFEDCSVLMQILENNKNDNWALILDKFQKSRKPDADGISELALQNFIEMRDSVANKDFLLQKKIEARINDLYPNKWMPLYSMVTFSHKPYAEALAKGRFQDRLMKEVLGIEGIEEEYLKESFKELIRPFVERNANFKMADKKK; encoded by the coding sequence ATGCCCGAAAAAAATATCGTAATAGTAGGTGCAGGATTGGTTGGCTCTCTATTATCCCTGCTCCTATCAAAAAAAGGTTACAATATAGATGTTTATGAAAAAAGACCTGATATGCGAAAGTCAGGTGCCAAAGGAGGTAGATCAATCAATCTTGCTTTGAGCGATCGCGGTTGGAAAGCCTTAAAAATGGCAGGAATAGCGGGAGCCATTGAGGAAATTGCAATTCCTATGAAAGGCCGATTAATGCACAGCACGGATTCGGAGCTGACCTTTCAGGCCTATGGCAAAGAAGGGCAATCCATTTATTCTGTTTCACGAGCGAGACTAAATGAACTCTTAATGGAAGAAGCTGAAAAGATTGGCGTTCGTTACCATTTTGAACAGCAATGTGAAGACGTGGATAGCGAGAATGGCGTCATTAATTTTAGCGGCAGTTCCGGAAAGCCCAAAAAGATAAACGCAGATGTTATTTTCGGAACAGATGGGGCCTTTTCTGCTATTCGAACCAGCTTTCTGAAACGCGATCGCTTTACTTATTCCCAACAATATTTAAGTCATGGCTATAAAGAGCTAGAAATTAAGCCTGATCGCAATGGCGAATTTCAAATGGAAGAGAATGTATTGCACATTTGGCCCAGAGGTGATTATATGTTGATAGCGCTTCCCAACCCAGATAAAACATTTACATGCACCTTATTTTTCCCATTCGAAGGAGAACCGTCCTTTGCTTCGCTAAATTCAGATGAGGCGATTACAAAATTTTTTGAAACACAATTTCCGGATGCCAGAGACCTGATGCCCAATCTGCTTGAAATGTATAATAGCAATCCAACTTCCTCTTTGGTTACGGTTAAATGCTATCCCTGGGTATTTGACTCAAAAGTCTGTCTACTTGGAGATGCTTCTCATGCCATAGTTCCCTTTTACGGACAGGGAATGAATTCGGGTTTTGAGGATTGCAGTGTATTGATGCAAATTCTGGAAAATAATAAAAATGATAATTGGGCTCTAATACTCGATAAATTTCAAAAGAGCAGAAAACCAGATGCCGATGGCATTTCAGAATTGGCATTACAGAATTTCATAGAAATGAGAGACTCCGTAGCCAACAAAGACTTTTTGCTCCAGAAAAAAATTGAAGCAAGAATAAACGATCTTTACCCCAACAAATGGATGCCTCTTTATTCCATGGTTACATTTAGCCATAAACCCTATGCAGAAGCGCTGGCAAAAGGCCGTTTCCAGGACCGGTTAATGAAAGAAGTATTAGGAATTGAAGGAATTGAAGAAGAATACCTAAAAGAAAGTTTTAAGGAGTTAATACGTCCATTTGTTGAAAGAAATGCGAATTTTAAAATGGCAGACAAAAAGAAATAG
- a CDS encoding TIGR01777 family protein, protein MAKHILISGGTGMLGGALTNALQDEGYEVAYLSRSKGLHDGIRKYRWDIDKAYIDPEALHWADAIIHLAGAGVADKRWSQKRKKVILESRTKSTRLLYNELKKDNYNIKHVISASAVGYYGFGGPDKVFKEDDPPGSDFLATVTEKWEEESKNISELKLKHTRLRIGVVLTQKGGAFKKLKQPIFYGIGSPLGSGKQMVSWIHLDDLINIFIHVMNKDLYGVYNAVAPEPVSNEKFTKVTARMMRRGVYLPNVPEFVLRLMFGEMADIILKGSVVSSEKIMRTGFKFKHPNISDAVYDILVRRV, encoded by the coding sequence ATGGCAAAACACATTTTAATAAGTGGTGGTACGGGAATGCTGGGAGGTGCATTGACAAATGCCTTACAGGATGAGGGTTATGAGGTTGCCTATTTGAGCCGAAGTAAAGGATTGCACGATGGTATTAGAAAATATCGTTGGGATATCGACAAAGCCTACATCGATCCCGAAGCTCTGCATTGGGCGGATGCCATAATTCATTTGGCCGGTGCCGGAGTTGCCGATAAGCGCTGGTCTCAGAAAAGAAAAAAGGTAATCCTCGAAAGTCGAACAAAATCGACAAGACTGCTTTACAATGAACTGAAAAAAGACAATTACAATATCAAACATGTAATTTCAGCATCGGCCGTTGGATATTATGGTTTTGGCGGACCTGATAAGGTATTTAAAGAAGATGATCCTCCCGGTAGCGATTTTCTTGCTACAGTCACCGAAAAGTGGGAAGAGGAATCCAAAAATATATCCGAGCTCAAATTAAAACATACCAGACTGCGGATCGGTGTGGTATTGACTCAAAAAGGTGGCGCTTTTAAAAAATTAAAACAACCCATTTTTTATGGAATCGGCTCTCCTTTGGGAAGCGGCAAACAAATGGTTTCGTGGATTCATCTCGATGACCTTATCAACATATTTATACATGTGATGAACAAAGACCTTTACGGTGTGTATAATGCTGTGGCTCCCGAACCCGTCAGTAATGAAAAATTCACTAAGGTTACCGCGCGAATGATGCGCCGCGGGGTGTACCTCCCTAATGTACCTGAATTTGTCCTGCGACTCATGTTTGGAGAAATGGCCGATATAATACTCAAAGGCTCGGTTGTATCTTCAGAAAAAATAATGCGGACAGGTTTTAAATTTAAACACCCCAATATTTCCGATGCCGTTTATGATATACTTGTAAGAAGGGTTTGA
- a CDS encoding lytic transglycosylase domain-containing protein → MKANLKFVLLSLVIVSIPFLWYLKIPGIPFGNTNQTEKKQDTVALDQVVRNPFVPKKVFFAGEEVPIWIPEVKERLENELIINSHWHSNTMTLMKKAPRWFPIFESIFDSMGVPEDFKYVSLVESRLQLEESPVGAAGLWHLMPISAKEYGLYVDEEVDERYDPVKSTKVAAKYILKAKNKFGSWTNAAASYNRGMSGFARAIEHQRVNNFYDLKMNSETARYVFRIIAVKMIFENPERYGFYLEPEDYYQAWETKTIEVDSTVNDWAEFALEHGTIYKYVRLYNPWIQEKYLKNKKRRKYKVQIPKETLSYSEPLTDSDIIIVDSLMESEDELDKQE, encoded by the coding sequence ATGAAGGCCAATTTAAAATTTGTATTACTATCGCTAGTTATCGTTTCCATACCCTTTCTGTGGTATCTTAAAATTCCGGGTATTCCATTTGGAAACACTAACCAAACTGAGAAAAAGCAGGATACTGTAGCACTTGATCAGGTCGTAAGAAATCCTTTTGTTCCAAAAAAGGTCTTCTTCGCAGGAGAAGAGGTGCCGATCTGGATTCCGGAAGTCAAGGAACGACTTGAAAATGAACTCATCATTAATTCGCATTGGCATTCCAATACCATGACTTTAATGAAAAAAGCTCCGCGTTGGTTTCCGATTTTCGAAAGCATATTTGACAGCATGGGAGTGCCGGAGGATTTTAAATATGTAAGCCTGGTAGAATCGCGCTTGCAGCTCGAGGAATCGCCGGTGGGTGCAGCAGGTCTATGGCATCTTATGCCTATTTCCGCCAAAGAATACGGCTTGTATGTGGACGAAGAAGTAGATGAGCGTTATGATCCGGTGAAATCAACGAAAGTTGCAGCTAAATATATTTTGAAGGCAAAAAATAAGTTTGGTTCATGGACCAATGCCGCAGCCTCTTATAACCGCGGCATGTCGGGTTTTGCCAGGGCCATAGAGCATCAGCGTGTCAATAATTTCTATGATCTGAAAATGAATTCAGAAACTGCCCGGTATGTATTCAGAATTATAGCGGTAAAAATGATTTTTGAGAATCCCGAGCGTTATGGATTTTATCTTGAGCCTGAAGACTATTACCAAGCCTGGGAGACCAAAACCATAGAGGTGGATTCCACAGTTAATGACTGGGCAGAATTTGCCCTTGAGCATGGGACCATTTATAAATATGTAAGACTGTACAATCCATGGATTCAGGAGAAATATTTAAAAAATAAGAAGCGTAGAAAGTACAAGGTTCAGATTCCAAAAGAAACTTTAAGCTATTCAGAACCATTAACAGATTCGGATATTATTATAGTAGATTCCCTTATGGAATCAGAGGATGAATTAGACAAGCAGGAATAA
- a CDS encoding TIGR00730 family Rossman fold protein: MDTENRDDNIEKEVEDKIRRAFKDRDWSEIKSEDSWAIFKIMSEMVEGFQKLSKIGPCVTIFGSARTKPDNPYYKAAENIAAKLVRHGYGVITGGGPGIMEAGNKGAKSENGKSVGLNIELPFEQGSNIYINPDKLITFDYFFVRKVMFVKYSQGFVVMPGGLGTMDEFFEALTLIQTKKIGRFPIVLYGKDYWGGMIDWLKEVVLKEKNINVEDLNLFNLVDDETEAVKVIDEFYSKYLLSPNF, translated from the coding sequence ATGGATACAGAGAACAGAGACGACAATATTGAAAAAGAAGTAGAAGATAAAATCAGACGTGCTTTTAAAGACAGAGACTGGAGTGAAATAAAAAGCGAAGATTCCTGGGCAATTTTTAAAATCATGTCCGAAATGGTTGAAGGTTTTCAAAAGTTATCTAAAATTGGCCCTTGTGTTACCATTTTTGGTTCTGCTAGAACAAAGCCTGACAATCCCTATTACAAAGCCGCTGAAAATATTGCTGCCAAGCTCGTTCGACACGGTTATGGAGTTATAACCGGTGGTGGGCCCGGTATTATGGAGGCCGGTAATAAAGGTGCAAAATCTGAAAATGGTAAGTCGGTGGGATTAAATATAGAATTGCCTTTTGAACAGGGGAGTAATATCTATATCAATCCCGATAAACTGATCACATTTGATTATTTCTTTGTGAGAAAGGTAATGTTTGTAAAATATTCTCAGGGATTTGTAGTGATGCCCGGTGGCCTGGGAACCATGGATGAATTTTTTGAAGCCCTCACCCTGATTCAAACAAAAAAAATCGGTCGCTTTCCAATCGTACTTTACGGCAAAGACTATTGGGGAGGCATGATCGACTGGCTCAAGGAGGTAGTCTTAAAAGAGAAAAACATTAATGTCGAGGACCTCAACCTTTTTAATCTTGTAGATGATGAAACCGAAGCAGTAAAGGTAATTGACGAATTTTATTCTAAATACCTTTTATCGCCGAATTTTTAA
- the uvrA gene encoding excinuclease ABC subunit UvrA: MDLTGYEFIEVFGAREHNLKNIDVFIPRNKLIVITGISGSGKSSLAFDTIYAEGQRRYMESFSAYARSFIGDMERPDVDKINGLSPVISIEQKTTSRNPRSTVGTLTEIYDFLRLLYARAGIAYSYLSGEKMTRQTEEQILDTVLDKFKDQKIILLAPIVKGRKGHYRELFQQLRKSGYTKVRVNGEVLDIEPKMQLDRYKTHDIELVVDRLIAKKDDKFRISQSLQTAMKQGKGVIYVLDQEDKSHAFSKYLMDPKTGLSYDEPAPNTFSFNSPYGACPKCNGLGQIEEITKESIIPDDNLSMSRGAIAPLGEYRDIWIFKKIESILKNYDLSLSTPVKKIPEDILDKILFGTDGKIEVPSVKYPGSTWKVRFGGIINFLEEQKDAGSEKTQKWVQDFVQKSICPECNGGRLKAEALHYKIHDKNISELAQMDIGHLKEWFENIEEKLSENQNIIAKEVLKEIRKRIGFLSDVGLEYLTLDRQLKTLSGGESQRIRLATQIGTQLVGVLYILDEPSIGLHQRDNQKLIDALKSLRDIGNTVIVVEHDRDMMLASDYILDLGPGAGRHGGKVVSKGHPKELISMKSLTADYLNHKLVIDVPKERRKGSGKKITLKGAKGNNLKSINLDFPLGKMILVTGVSGSGKSTLIHDTFYPILNRHIYKSHREPLAYKSIDGLEHIDKVIEVDQSPIGRTPRSNPATYTGAFTDVRALFSQLPEAKIRGYKPGRFSFNVKGGRCETCQGGGMKLIEMDFLPDVLVPCEECKGKRYNRETLEVRFKGKSISDVLDMTVSQAVEFFENQPRILRRIKTLEEVGLGYITLGQHATTLSGGEAQRVKLATELSKKDTGKTFYILDEPTTGLHFQDIQMLLTVLNKLVDKGNTVLVVEHNMDVIKVADHIIDLGPEGGQEGGYVIAEGSPEKVAKVKKSYTAKFLKEEL, translated from the coding sequence ATCGACCTGACAGGTTATGAGTTTATTGAAGTTTTTGGTGCAAGGGAACACAATCTCAAAAACATCGATGTTTTCATTCCGAGAAACAAACTTATTGTAATCACAGGAATCAGCGGTAGCGGCAAGTCTTCGCTTGCATTTGACACGATCTATGCTGAAGGCCAGAGACGGTATATGGAAAGTTTTTCGGCCTATGCCCGCTCTTTTATCGGCGATATGGAAAGACCCGATGTCGATAAAATAAATGGCCTTTCCCCTGTAATTTCCATCGAGCAAAAAACAACTTCCAGAAACCCGCGATCCACTGTTGGCACTCTTACCGAAATTTATGATTTTCTCAGATTGCTATATGCAAGGGCCGGAATAGCTTATTCTTATCTCAGCGGTGAAAAAATGACACGCCAAACTGAAGAACAGATTCTGGACACTGTTCTCGACAAATTCAAGGATCAAAAAATAATCCTCCTGGCCCCCATTGTGAAGGGAAGAAAAGGACATTACCGGGAGCTTTTTCAACAATTGAGAAAATCGGGTTATACCAAAGTGAGAGTCAACGGAGAGGTATTGGATATCGAACCTAAAATGCAACTCGACCGCTATAAAACGCATGATATTGAATTGGTGGTCGATCGGCTGATTGCAAAAAAAGACGATAAATTTAGAATTTCACAAAGTCTGCAAACGGCGATGAAACAAGGCAAGGGTGTGATTTATGTATTGGATCAGGAAGATAAAAGTCATGCCTTTTCAAAATATTTAATGGATCCAAAAACGGGCCTGAGTTATGACGAACCCGCACCGAATACATTTTCTTTTAATTCTCCTTACGGCGCTTGTCCAAAATGCAATGGACTGGGTCAAATTGAAGAAATAACCAAGGAAAGTATTATTCCGGATGACAATCTAAGCATGAGCCGAGGTGCCATTGCACCACTTGGAGAATACAGGGATATCTGGATCTTTAAAAAAATAGAATCCATATTAAAGAATTACGATTTGAGTCTTTCCACACCGGTCAAAAAGATTCCGGAAGATATTCTCGACAAAATTCTATTTGGAACGGATGGCAAAATAGAGGTTCCCTCTGTGAAATATCCCGGTTCTACCTGGAAAGTTCGTTTTGGTGGAATTATCAATTTCCTTGAAGAGCAGAAAGACGCGGGGTCTGAAAAAACACAGAAATGGGTTCAGGATTTTGTGCAGAAAAGCATTTGCCCCGAATGCAATGGTGGGAGATTAAAGGCCGAAGCCCTTCATTATAAAATCCACGATAAAAACATCTCAGAACTTGCCCAAATGGATATCGGGCATTTAAAAGAGTGGTTTGAAAATATTGAAGAAAAATTAAGTGAAAACCAAAATATAATTGCCAAAGAAGTTCTGAAAGAAATTAGAAAAAGAATTGGCTTTCTCAGCGATGTCGGTCTTGAATACCTAACGCTGGACAGACAATTAAAAACACTTTCCGGTGGTGAATCTCAAAGAATAAGACTGGCAACTCAAATCGGAACTCAGCTGGTCGGAGTGCTATATATTTTGGACGAACCGAGCATAGGTTTGCATCAACGCGACAATCAAAAACTCATTGATGCCTTAAAATCGCTCAGAGATATTGGAAACACAGTGATTGTAGTAGAACATGACCGCGACATGATGCTGGCATCAGATTATATTCTGGATCTCGGTCCAGGTGCGGGCCGTCATGGAGGAAAAGTTGTTTCCAAGGGTCATCCCAAGGAATTGATAAGCATGAAAAGCCTAACCGCCGATTACCTCAATCATAAATTGGTGATCGATGTACCAAAGGAAAGAAGAAAAGGCAGTGGTAAAAAGATTACGTTAAAAGGAGCCAAAGGGAATAATTTAAAGTCCATTAATCTTGATTTTCCACTTGGGAAAATGATTTTAGTGACCGGGGTTTCAGGCAGCGGAAAATCTACATTGATTCACGATACTTTTTATCCTATTCTTAATAGACACATCTATAAATCGCACAGAGAACCACTGGCTTATAAAAGTATTGATGGCTTGGAGCATATCGACAAAGTCATTGAGGTGGATCAATCGCCGATCGGCAGGACGCCCAGATCCAATCCCGCTACTTATACCGGAGCATTTACGGATGTGAGAGCTCTTTTTTCACAACTGCCGGAAGCCAAAATACGCGGTTATAAACCCGGAAGATTTTCTTTTAATGTAAAAGGCGGAAGGTGCGAAACCTGCCAGGGCGGAGGGATGAAACTCATCGAAATGGATTTTCTTCCTGATGTATTGGTGCCTTGTGAAGAATGTAAGGGAAAAAGATATAATAGGGAGACCCTTGAGGTAAGGTTTAAGGGAAAATCCATATCTGACGTTTTGGATATGACAGTGAGTCAGGCCGTAGAATTCTTTGAAAATCAACCCAGAATTTTGCGAAGAATTAAAACCCTGGAAGAAGTTGGTTTGGGTTATATCACCTTAGGGCAGCATGCTACTACTCTTTCCGGTGGGGAAGCACAAAGGGTAAAATTGGCTACGGAATTATCTAAAAAGGATACGGGGAAAACCTTTTACATATTGGATGAACCCACCACAGGACTTCATTTTCAGGACATTCAAATGCTTTTAACCGTATTAAATAAATTGGTGGATAAAGGAAACACCGTCCTTGTGGTAGAACACAATATGGATGTTATCAAAGTGGCAGATCATATCATTGACCTAGGGCCTGAAGGTGGACAAGAAGGAGGTTATGTTATTGCCGAGGGAAGTCCTGAAAAGGTAGCTAAGGTTAAAAAGAGCTATACGGCTAAATTTCTCAAGGAAGAGTTGTAA
- a CDS encoding aminotransferase class I/II-fold pyridoxal phosphate-dependent enzyme produces MTIDLRSDTLTKPGKSMLEAMFNAELGDDVYGEDPSINKFEKEVADYFGKEKAVFCPSGTMANQIGLRLLTQPQDEIICDEKSHIYRYEGGGIFYNSLCSVKLLKSDYGILNAEQIEKEINPRDVHFPRTKVIALENTCNKGGGSYYKLNEIKSIKNLADKYSLKMHLDGARLFNALIASEINPIELANKFDTISICFSKGLGCPIGSVILIDEAMEYDARRYRKVMGGGMRQAGILAAAASYALKNNIERLKEDHLRCDKIADALEKNNLIKKIYPHPTNILLFELENSDMASRFKSYLESNNVLISAFDSNTLRIVTHMDIDKEMMARVIELIQEWKN; encoded by the coding sequence ATGACAATCGATCTTCGAAGCGACACCCTGACCAAACCCGGCAAGTCTATGCTGGAGGCGATGTTCAATGCCGAGCTTGGAGATGATGTTTACGGTGAAGACCCCTCAATAAATAAATTTGAAAAAGAAGTAGCCGATTATTTTGGTAAGGAAAAGGCTGTTTTTTGTCCTTCCGGAACCATGGCCAATCAAATCGGTTTGCGCTTACTCACCCAACCTCAGGATGAGATTATTTGCGATGAAAAATCCCATATCTACAGATATGAGGGAGGAGGGATTTTTTATAATTCACTCTGTAGCGTAAAGTTGCTAAAATCTGATTATGGCATATTAAATGCAGAACAGATTGAAAAAGAAATCAACCCCAGAGATGTTCATTTCCCCAGAACGAAAGTAATCGCTCTCGAAAATACCTGTAATAAAGGAGGGGGAAGTTATTACAAACTCAATGAAATTAAATCAATCAAAAACCTGGCTGACAAATACAGCCTGAAAATGCACCTCGATGGAGCCCGATTATTTAATGCTTTGATTGCATCGGAAATAAATCCGATTGAATTGGCTAATAAATTTGACACCATCTCAATTTGTTTTTCCAAGGGCCTGGGCTGTCCGATTGGTTCAGTAATATTGATCGATGAAGCAATGGAGTATGATGCAAGGCGATACCGCAAAGTGATGGGAGGAGGAATGCGGCAAGCCGGAATTTTGGCAGCAGCCGCTTCTTATGCATTAAAAAATAATATTGAACGATTAAAGGAAGATCATCTGCGATGCGATAAGATCGCCGATGCTTTAGAAAAGAATAATCTTATAAAAAAAATATACCCACACCCGACCAATATTTTGCTATTTGAATTAGAGAATTCAGACATGGCAAGCCGTTTTAAATCTTATCTTGAGAGCAATAATGTTTTGATCTCTGCCTTTGACAGTAATACACTCAGGATAGTAACACACATGGATATTGACAAGGAAATGATGGCACGGGTAATTGAACTAATCCAAGAATGGAAAAACTAA
- the kynU gene encoding kynureninase — MNFNSSAEFAKEQDQNDPLRSFRSQFHIPQHKGQDTVYFTGNSLGLQPKSTKKYIEEELSDWAEHGVEGHFDVSKRPWFHYHKFSKKALANLFGAKELEVVSMNNLTGNLHLMMVSFFRPEGKRNKIMIESGAFPSDYYAVESQLRFHGLNPEEHQIELKPRSGEYTLRTEDIIASIEKHADELALVMFPGVQYYTGQYFDLEKITKAAHSGGAKAGFDLAHAAGNLPMKLHDWNVDFAVWCSYKYLNSGPGGISGIFVHEKHAENKDLPRFAGWWGYNEEKRFQMKPGFDPMTGADGWQLSNVNVLTSAAHLASLEIFEAAGIENLRKKSLHLTAYTEYLLEDINSGLSEKQIDIITPKDPNQRGAQLSLIMKQNGKAIFDYLSKEGVIADWREPDVIRIAPAPLYNSYDDSFKFYSILKKYYNIGN, encoded by the coding sequence ATGAATTTCAATAGCTCCGCTGAATTCGCAAAAGAGCAAGATCAAAATGATCCGCTTCGCTCCTTTCGAAGTCAATTTCATATTCCGCAACACAAAGGCCAGGATACGGTCTATTTTACAGGCAACTCGCTGGGATTGCAACCCAAAAGCACCAAAAAATATATTGAAGAGGAGCTATCAGACTGGGCTGAACATGGTGTGGAAGGTCATTTTGATGTGTCTAAGCGTCCCTGGTTTCACTATCATAAATTTTCAAAAAAAGCACTGGCCAATCTTTTTGGAGCAAAGGAACTCGAAGTGGTTTCCATGAATAATCTAACAGGAAACCTACATTTAATGATGGTGAGTTTCTTCAGGCCTGAAGGAAAAAGAAACAAAATCATGATTGAGTCGGGAGCTTTTCCTTCTGATTATTATGCAGTGGAAAGTCAGCTTCGTTTTCATGGACTAAATCCCGAAGAACATCAAATTGAACTCAAGCCCAGATCAGGAGAATACACTTTGCGTACCGAAGACATTATTGCTTCAATCGAAAAACACGCAGATGAGCTGGCGCTGGTCATGTTTCCCGGAGTTCAATACTATACCGGCCAGTATTTTGATCTGGAAAAAATCACCAAAGCAGCGCATTCTGGTGGTGCAAAAGCCGGTTTTGATCTGGCGCATGCAGCAGGAAACCTACCCATGAAACTTCATGACTGGAATGTTGACTTTGCCGTCTGGTGCAGCTATAAATATCTGAATTCAGGTCCTGGAGGTATATCAGGTATCTTTGTGCATGAAAAACACGCCGAGAATAAAGATCTCCCGCGCTTTGCCGGATGGTGGGGCTACAATGAGGAAAAGCGTTTTCAGATGAAACCCGGTTTCGATCCAATGACCGGAGCTGATGGCTGGCAACTGAGCAACGTAAATGTGCTCACTTCTGCGGCTCATCTGGCTTCTCTCGAAATCTTTGAAGCAGCAGGAATAGAAAATCTCCGTAAAAAAAGCCTTCATCTGACAGCTTATACTGAATATCTTTTGGAAGATATCAATTCAGGTCTAAGTGAAAAACAGATAGACATCATTACGCCAAAAGATCCCAATCAGAGAGGGGCGCAGCTATCATTGATAATGAAGCAAAATGGCAAAGCTATATTTGACTATTTAAGCAAAGAAGGCGTCATCGCGGACTGGCGTGAACCCGATGTCATCCGAATTGCACCTGCCCCTCTTTACAACAGCTATGACGATTCTTTTAAGTTTTATTCCATATTAAAGAAATATTACAATATTGGGAATTGA
- a CDS encoding SGNH/GDSL hydrolase family protein, with translation MEKLILALFIIAITKLNIMAQNDPIRYVALGDSYTIGEGTSPDKSWPSIMVSNLKKEGVDIELIANPSVTGWTTQDLIDKELPIFDSSNANFVTILIGVNDWVQEVSAEQFSKNFELILNHVQNRLKDPSKVLIVNIPDFSVTPDGPKYSKGRDISAGLEEFNKIISKHAKARNLQVVDLFSVSKEMEDKPELVAADNLHPSAKTYLRWEEVIFPYASVILKK, from the coding sequence ATGGAAAAACTAATACTAGCTCTTTTTATAATTGCAATTACTAAGCTAAATATTATGGCACAAAATGATCCCATCAGATATGTTGCACTGGGAGATTCCTATACCATTGGAGAAGGCACCAGTCCCGATAAATCATGGCCCTCAATCATGGTATCCAACTTAAAAAAAGAAGGCGTCGATATAGAACTGATCGCAAACCCTTCGGTTACCGGCTGGACAACACAGGATTTAATTGACAAAGAATTGCCCATTTTCGATTCTTCTAATGCTAATTTTGTGACAATCTTGATTGGTGTAAATGACTGGGTTCAGGAAGTCAGTGCAGAACAATTTTCTAAAAATTTTGAATTGATATTGAATCATGTACAGAATCGCTTGAAAGACCCTTCAAAAGTTTTGATAGTCAATATTCCCGATTTTTCAGTAACTCCGGATGGCCCCAAATACAGTAAGGGGAGAGATATTTCGGCTGGATTGGAAGAATTCAATAAGATAATATCCAAACATGCCAAAGCGAGAAATCTTCAGGTTGTGGATTTATTTTCCGTTTCTAAAGAAATGGAGGATAAGCCAGAGTTAGTAGCCGCTGATAATCTGCACCCCTCAGCAAAAACCTATTTAAGATGGGAGGAAGTAATTTTCCCCTATGCCAGTGTTATTCTGAAAAAGTAA